In Deferribacteraceae bacterium V6Fe1, one genomic interval encodes:
- a CDS encoding energy transducer TonB, whose protein sequence is MIFTLMQYDIKDYPSKVSDGRYSVYFFKIADKKTALKNDDFKTTKRNRTVKESIKTNKNAMPKKEISNINKTEQVVAYKNQADNQTEITGIEAKQSRSFITKTLGFRKEESSYHKTDNINDNFALADKGEKQNAELLVNFDVEKYSKYALSVIRNVLDYPYFARKRGIEGDVEVLIKVSKGGKLEDLKLIKSSGYNVLDENTLKLAGKVDFERKPPDNVEFPVKISYRLNQ, encoded by the coding sequence ATGATTTTTACGTTAATGCAATACGATATAAAAGATTATCCAAGCAAAGTCTCAGATGGCAGGTATTCTGTTTATTTTTTTAAAATTGCGGATAAAAAAACTGCCTTAAAAAATGATGATTTTAAGACTACTAAAAGAAATAGAACTGTCAAAGAAAGCATTAAGACTAACAAAAATGCTATGCCAAAAAAAGAGATTTCCAACATAAACAAAACAGAACAAGTTGTAGCTTACAAAAATCAGGCAGACAATCAGACTGAAATTACGGGTATTGAAGCTAAACAATCGAGATCATTTATTACAAAGACATTAGGGTTTCGCAAGGAGGAAAGTAGTTATCATAAGACGGATAATATTAACGATAATTTTGCTTTAGCTGATAAAGGTGAGAAGCAAAATGCAGAGCTTTTGGTAAATTTTGACGTGGAAAAATATTCAAAATACGCCCTTTCAGTCATTAGAAATGTATTGGATTATCCTTATTTCGCAAGGAAAAGAGGGATTGAGGGGGATGTTGAAGTATTGATTAAAGTCTCAAAAGGTGGAAAGTTAGAGGATTTAAAACTGATAAAATCTTCCGGTTACAACGTATTGGACGAAAACACACTTAAACTTGCAGGCAAAGTGGATTTTGAAAGAAAACCACCTGACAATGTAGAATTTCCTGTTAAAATATCTTACA